CCTGTGTCGGGGTCGGTCAGCAGATGGGCTTTCAGACCGAACACGTCGCGCAGCAGTTCGGGCGTCATCAGCGCTGCCGGGTCTCCCTGAGCGTAGACCTGCCCCTCGACCACCGCCACCAGTTCATCGCTATAGCGCACCGCCTGATTCAGATCGTGCAGCACCATCACGATGGTCCGGTTCTGTTCGCGGTTGAGGCGCTGTACCAGTTGCAGGACTTCCAGCTGATGAGAGGCGTCGAGGTAGGTGGTCGGTTCGTCGAGCAGCAGCGTGGCGGTGTCCTGCGCCAGACTCATGGCGATCCATGCCCGCTGGCGCTGCCCCCCGCTGAGCGCGTCGAGCGACCGGTTGGCGAACGCCGTCATGCCCGTCTGGGTCAGGGCCCACTGAACGCGTTCCCGGTCGTGCTCGCTGCGGCCAGCCAGCAGCCCCTGGTGTGGATGGCGGCCAAACCACACCAGTTGCTCGACCGTCAGTCCCTCGGGAGCCTGCGGGCCCTGTGGGAGGATGGCGAGGCTCCGCGCCACTTCGCGGGCTGGCAGCCGGTGCAGATCGGCTCCGTCCAGCAGCACCCGTCCAGCCGAAGGCGAAAGAAGCCGGGCCAGCGCCCGCAGCAGCGTGCTCTTTCCGCAGCCGTTGGCTCCGACCAGCGCCGTGATGCGTCCGCCTGTGATCGAGAGATTCAGGCCGGAAACGACCGTGCGTTCCCCGTACCGCAGGGTCAGGGCCTCGGTCTGCAACGACAGGGCGGCGGACCCGTCGGGTGCCGATGAGTCTGGCGGGGTCATGCAGCCGTCCGGGTGGCGCTGCGGCGCAGCAGATACAGAAAATACGGTGCTCCGAGCAGCGTGGTGATCAGGCCCGCAGGCACCTCCAGCGGCGGAAGCAGGATGCGGCCCAGGGTATCGGCCAGCAGCACCAGCAGCGCCCCCAGCAGCGCAGTCAGCAGCAGCTGGTGCCGATGCTTCGCGCCGATCAGCAGCCGCGCCAGATGGGGGGCCAGCAGGCCGACGAAGCCCAGAATGCCGCACGCGCTCACCGCAGCGGCGGCCAGTCCTACCGCCAGACTCAGGGTCAGGGCGCGGGCCAGCGGCACCTTCAGGCCAAGCGAGGTCGCGGTGTCTTCGCCCAGCGCCAGCAGATCGAGCGTGCGTGCAGCGGCAAACGTGACCGGAAGCAGCAGCGCGGCCCAGGGCCACAGCCGGGCCAGCCGCTCATAATCCGCCGCGTAGACGGTGCCGCTCAGAAATCCCAGGGCGGCCCCCAGTCCGTCGGGTGCCCGGACCAGCAGGAGTTGCTGCACCGCGCCCAGCGAGGCGGTGACCGCCACGCCCAGCAGAGCCAGCCGCACCGGGGGCAGCCTGGAGCCGTCGCGGGCCAGCGCACTGACGAGCAGAAAGGCCAGCCACGCTCCGAGAAATGCGCCCCAGGGAACGCTCCAGGCAGGCGCATTCGGCACCGCCAGCAGCAGCACCGTGACGGCCAGCCCAGCCCCCGCGCCCACCCCCACCAGATCGGGGCTGGCGAGCGGGTTGCGAACCACGGCCTGCATGATGGTGCCGCTGACGGCAAACATCGCGCCTCCCAGCAGGGCGACCAGTACACGCGGCACTCTCAGCTGCGTCACCAGCTGGCGGGTCAGGTCGTCGTGTCCCTGCCACGCCGCCCACAGCTTGGCCGGTGGCGTGGGCACCGCTCCCAGGCACAGTGCCAGAAATGCCAGGATCGCCAGCGCAGCGCTCAGGCCCACCGGCAGCCACAGCGAACGCGGCCATGCCAATGGCGGCACCGTCACGGCCTGAACTGGTACGGCGCGGCGGGTGTCCGGTCGCCCAGCAGTCCGCTGGAAATCATCTGCGCGAAGATGCTCCGCAGGGCGATGGGGCCGCGTGAGCGTGTCCACAGGTCGCGGTCGAATTCGTACACCCGGCCCCGCTGCACCGCATTCAGCTTCTGCCACAGCGGGTTTTTGGCCCACGTACGCACGGTGGGCGTTTCATCGGCGCCGGTCAGAACCACCAGCGTGCCGGGATTGAGGGCCACCAGCCCTTCCAGACTCAGGTCGTACTGGGTGTTGCCACCCTGCGGCGCAACCAGATTCCGGCGTCCCAGTTTGCTCAGCAGGCTGCCGATAAAGGAATCGCTGCTATGGACGGTAAAACTGCCCTCGGTCGCCACCGCGACGACCAGCCCCGGTGCGCTTTTTTGGTGAAGGCACTCGCCTTGGCACGCAGGTTGGCCTGTTCGGTCAGAAGCTGCCGCGCCTTGGCCTCGCGCCCCACCAGCCGCCCGATGTCCAGCACCTGCGCCAGCACGTCGTCGTAACTGCCCCGGCGATTGTCATAGGCCGCTGTCGGGGCGATTCGTCCCAGAGCAGCCAGCGCCGTTTTCTGGCCCAGCGTGTCGGCCAGAATGAGGTCGGGTTTCAGGGCCAGCGCCGCTTCCAGATTCGGCTGGGCACGCGACCCCACCGCCGCCACGCCCCTGGTCCGCGCCTTCAGATAGTCTGGCACGCCCCGGTCACCGCCCTGGGTGGTGGTGGCCGCGCCGACAGCCTTCACGCCGAGCGCCTCCAGCGTGTCGAGGTAGCTGTATTCCAGCGCGATCACCCGCCGGGCCGGTTGCGGCAGCGTCAGAGGGCCGTTCGCGGTCTGCACCGTGATGGGGTCGGCGAGGGCGCTGCCGATCAGAGTGGCGAACGTGAAAACGGAAGTGAGGGCCTGCCTGGAACGTCGGTTCATGGGTCTCCTGGAAATGGTGTCAGATGTGATGGGCTGGGCGAGCTGAAATGTGTTCGAATCCTCTGCGGTGGTCCCTGGTGTGCTTAGACCCGCTGTGCTCGGGCGAGGGCGATGAAAAAGGGGGTTCCGAGGACTGCCACGACCACCCCCACCGGGGTTTCGGCGGGCGCCGCCACCAGCCGGGCTGCCACGTCGGCCAGCGTCAGTAGCGACGCACCGAGCACCATGCTCAGCGGCAACGTTCGGCGGTGGTCGGTGCCCAGCAGGCGGCGAGGAGATGCGGCACGATCAGCCCGACGTACCCGATGGGTCCGGTGAGCGCCACTGCCGCCGCCGCCAGCAGCACGCCCAGGCCGCTGACGAGCAGCAGTTCGCGCTGGGCGTTCAGACCCAGGCTCCGCGCCACGTCTTCTCCCAGGGCCAGCACATTCACGCGCCGTGCCAGCAGCAGCGAGAGCAGCAGCGCCGAGACGAGCCACGGAGCCGCTGTGCCGACCTGCGCCCAGGTGCGCCCGCTGACGCTGCCCGCGAGAGTGAAGAGGGCGCCCTGCGACTTTTCCTCGAACAGCAGTTGCAGGCCACGCGTTACCGCTCCGCACAGGGCCGCGACGGCTACGCCCGACAGCGCCAGTCGAACGGGCGTCAGGCCGACCCGTGAAGCAAAGCCGAGGGTCAATCCGGCGGCGGCGAGGCCCCCGGCGAAGGCCAGCGGCACCAGAAAGGCGGCGCTGCTCGGCAGAAAGACGACGCCCGCCAGCAGTGCCAGCGCGGCTCCGGCCTCGACCCCCAGGATGCCGGGATCGGCCAGCGGGTTGCGGGTCACGCCCTGAAGCAGCGCGCCACTCACCGCCAGGGCAGCTCCCGCCAGCATCGCCGCCACGGTTCTCGGAAAGCGCAGCGTCCAGATCACCAGACTTTCGCTGCTCTGATCGGGGTGCAGCAGGTACGTCCAGACGTGGCCCGGCGACAGCTGGAGCGCTCCCAGGGCCAGCGAGGCCACGAAGCAGCCGAGCAGCAGCGTGACTGCCAGCACGTACCAGGCGGCGGGTGTCATGCCCCGGCGGCGCGGCAGGGCGGTCACCGGAGCCAGCTCACACGGTACTGCGGCGTGCTGTGGGTGTCGGGCGTGTGGCTGCTGCTCCGCAGGGCCAGCGTATCGACCTGACGAACGTCAGCGGTCAGCTGGCCCTGTCTGCCGTCCGGGTCGGTAAACGCCAGTTCCACGACGGCGCCCGTTTCCGATTGCAGCAGCGTGCGGGCGGTTTTGGGAACGTCCAGCCACCACCAGCCCTCGCGCTCGAAGGCGGCGGCTTCGGCCTGCTGCTCCAGGGCAGACAGCGCCGACCAGCCCCGGTAGCGGGCGCTGAGCTCCGTGTGATCGCCTGTGCGCTCCAGCAGTTGCCGGGTCAGTGCCGGGGTCAGGTGTGCCCAGGCCCGGCCAGCGGGAAGCTCCTGCACCGTCGGGGCAAAGCGGTGGCCACCGAAATGCGACGTGCGCCAGATGCGGGCCTGTTCCCCGGCCTGCTGGAGCGCCTGATACAGCGGCACACCGAACTTTCCGCAGGCGGCGTCGACCCGGCCATGCGTACACACATGCAGGTCGGTGCCAGCCGCCGGAACGACCTGCATACGGTCCAGTTCAGGACGGTCCAGGCCCAGCAGGTCGCGCTCGATCAGGCTCAGCAGTCCATCCTCATCGGCGCTGTCGTCGAAGACGTAATCCTCACGCGTATACGCCGCGAATGCGCCCGGCGGACGACGGTACACCCGCACATGCTGCCGGTCGCCGTGCTGGTCGTTCGGGGCATACATCAGCAGGCCGTAGCCGAGCTGCCGGGCCGCGACCGTTTCGCTCACCTGGGCCATCACCGCTCGTTGCCGCTCGCTCCAGCGCGAAGCGTCACGAAAGGCGTCCCAGCGGCGGGGGCTGGCACTGGCGACAAAACAGAGATCCCAGCGGTGGGCGCTGCCACGCGGTGAAACGCCTGCGGTGGGCTGGCCCTCCGAGCACAGCGGCAGGCGCTGGGACTGTGCCGAGGAAGTCACGCCTTCACGCCGGGTTCACTTCCCCAGCAGGGTGAGCGTTGCTGCCGCCACCTTCTGAGCCACGTCACGGTCAACCAACGGCCCCGTCCAGGGGCTGAACTCGGGCAGCTGATAGGTCACACTGCGGGCCGCCAGCAGGTTCCCCGCGCTGCTCTTGGCGAAGGTCTCGCCGCCGCTGCTCCACGGCACCAGCACCACCAGCGTCGAGGCGTCCAGGGTCAGCAGCGCCTCGGGTGAGATCACCTCGTAGCCGTTGTTGTCGGGCTTGACCGGCAGCCCGTCTTTGAAGCCCATCTGCCGCAGCACGTTGGCGAGGCGGTCGCCGGTATAGCGGTAGACGGTGCCGTCGGGGAAGGGGGAGAGCACCACCATCTTGGGAAACTTCTTGAAGGTTCCGGCGGCCCGCAGCGAGGAACCTGCCGCCGTGATGGTGGCCGCCGTGCCGCGAATGATGGTCTCGGCCTGCGCCTCCTTCCCGAAGACCTTCGCCACGGCACGCAGGCTGCGGGGCCAGAACTCCGGCTTGCTCTGGCTGAACGACAGGGTCGGCGCGACTGCATTGAGGGCCGCGTATCCGCCCAGGCCATCCCAGCTCGTCCGCACGATCAGATCTGGCTTCAGCGCCGTCAGGACTTCCAGATTCGGCGCGGCCCAGCTGCCCAGATACGTGACATTGCTGAGGTCGCCGCGTCCCAGAAATCCGCGTTTGGCAGCGCTGCGCGTCAGGGTTGCACCGAGCTTGAAATCGCCCGGCTCGACCCGGCCCGACCCCAGCCCCACCACCGGAATCTTCAGGGCATAGGCGAGTTCCAGCGCTTCCTCTCCGATCACGGCCACCCGGCGTGGATTTTTGTTCAGGGTCGTCGTGCCGTCGTCGTGGATGATCGTCACGCGGCTCACTGGCCGGTCGGTGGTCGCCTGACCCGTCGAGAGGAGGAGGGAAACGCCCAGCAGCACAGCGGCTCGTTGCATAGAAAACCTCGGGAAGAGTGATGATTCGGGGAAGCGAGCGCGGATCACAGAAGCTGTCGGAATAGCATACTAATCCAAGCAGTTCAGTCGGGTTTAAAGGTAAAGGTTCATCTGCGGGCTGTCAAGGCGTCGGGGGCGCATCTGTGGGCGAGTACCACAGGGTTTCTGGTCAGCTGGCAACGGAATGACCAGAGTTCAGCTCGTCAGCCGGGGAGGGGCGTGCGTCCTGACTGCACATTCCTCCCCGGCTGACCGTGTCTCAAGACCAGTCGTGGGTGGAGATTCGGCTATCGGGCCGACTTACCAGTGTGGGTGGATCTGCGCCCGCAGCAACGTGTCGTAAATGTCCTGCACGGCCAGCATCTGCTCGTGGCTGAGCGGGCCGAGATCGGCGGCGGCGGCATTGGCTTCGGCCTGTTCGGGACGGCGGGCACCCGGAATGGCGCAGGTGACCTCCGGAAACATCAGAATCCAGCGCAGGGCGAACTGTGCGGGGGTCATTCCAGGCGAGACCACCTCCTGAAGACGCCGGGCCGCTTCCAGCCCCACTTCGTAGTCCACGCCCGAGAAGGTCTCGCCCCGGTCGAACGCCTCGCCGTGGCGGTTGAAGGCCCGGTGGTCGTCGGCGGCGAAAGCGGTATCGGCCCGCAGCTTGCCGGTCAGCAGGCCGCTCGCCAGAGGGACGCGGGCGATGATGCCCACGTCGGCCTTGCCTGCCGCCGCGAACAACGTCTCGGCGGGTTTGGGACGAAAGGCGTTGAAGATGATCTGGAGGCTCGCCACACCCGGACGACGCAGCGCCGAGAACGCCTCGTCCACGGTTTCCACGCTGACGCCGTAGTGCCGCAGCAGGCCTTCGCTCTGCAACCGGTCGAGGGCATCGAACGCTTCGTCCAGCCCATACACCTCGCCCGGAGGGCAGTGCAGTTGCAGCAGGTCGAGGGTGTCCATCTCCAGATTTTTCAGGCTACGCTCGGCAAATGCGCGCAGATTGGCGTAGGTGTACCCCTGCGCGGTGTGAGGGTCGAGGCGGCGTCCGGCCTTGGTCGCCACATACAACGGCTCGGAGCGCTCACGGCGCAGCTGCGCGATGAGGCGCTCGCTGTGACCATCGCCGTACACGTCAGCCGTGTCGAAGAAGTTGATGCCCAGATCCAGTGCACGGTGAAGCGTCGCCAGACTCTCCTGATCGTCGGTCACGCCCCAGGTGCCGCCGATGGCCCATGCCCCGAAGCTGATGGTAGAAATCTGATACCCAGTCTTGCCGAGTGTTCTGTACTGCATAGTGACCTCCGGTGAAGGTTTCATAGGAAGGGGAAAGCCCGCCTGGGTTGCTGTCGCCCAGCACACGAGCGAGACAGGCACCGAGAGCCAGTCGGGATCGACGGTGCTTTCGGAGTGTAGACGATGCAGCCGGCCTCCAGACGAGGTCGGTAAGCTCAACAGAGCCGGACGAGTCAGATGAAGGTTGATTCTTAGGGAGTTCATCGGCGTACCGGCACAGCTACTCGTGCCCAGCCGTGGAATGGGAATTTCTGAAGTCTTCAGCCTTATTCCTTCCCTGATCCATTCTGTGGTTCAGCGTGATAAGCAGGAGGCATGACTCCCGAGATGCTTGGCTCTGTCCCGAGATTTGGCCTGGGAACTTTTCGCCTGAAGGATCAAGTCGTCAGCGATTCCGTCCGGATGGCGCTGGAACTGGGATACCGGGCCATCGACACGGCTCAAGGCTACGGCAACGAGGCTGAGATTGGCAGGGTGCTGAGCGAAAGTGGCGTGCCTCGCAGCGACGTATTCATCACCACCAAGATCATGCCGCCCAATTATGGGCGTGATCGACTGGCGCCCAGCCTGCGGGAAAGCGTGCAGAAGCTTGGTGTAGACGCCGTTGACCTCACCCTGATCCACTGGCCTGCTCCCAGAGGTGAAGTGCAGCCGGAAGAATATCTGACTGCACTCGCTGCGACGCTCGAACAGGGACTGACGAAGCAGATCGGCGTGTCGAACTTCACCATCGCCGGACTGAAGCAGGCACGCGAACTACTGGGAGATGTGCCGATTGCCACCAATCAGGTCGAGATACATCCTTTTCTCCAAAACCGCGCCCTGGTCGAGTTTGCACGACATGAAGGTATTCATCTGACGTCGTATATGACCCTGGCCGTGGGGAAAGTGATGGACGACGAGGTTATGAAAGAGATCGCCCAGCATCACCAGGCGACGCCAGCCCAGGTTGCGCTCGCATGGGCGATGGCGCAGGGTCATTCGGTGATTCCGTCGTCTACCCGGCGTGAAAACCTGGAGAGCAACCTTAAGGCTGTGAATCTGACGCTGAGCGAAGCAGACATGGCACGGATCGCAACGCTTGACCGGGGCGAACGGATTGCCAACCCGCCAGCCCTGGCCCCCGATTGGGACTGATCCTCTCAACTATTGCCAGAGTTACTGACGAGTTCCGGGACGAGTGGACTGATTTGCCAGCCTCAATCCCGAACTCGTTCGTGACAACTCAGAGTAAGATGCTTCATGCTGAGTTGTCTCGGTAACTGTCCAGCACACCTAATGTCGTGCTGAACAGTTACCACAAATATTGGCAGTAGATGAGCGGCGTTCAGGCAAATTTTTAGAAAATCACTAATTTTATATAGAGTTAGCGGAGTTTTCCCACCAAATAATCTTAAAGGAAACTGGGGAATGAAAAACGACATAGAGATTCAGATAAATGTACTCCCTGATCTCACAGAATTAGCTGAGCTGCATGCTCTGGCTTTTAATTATCAGGAATCTAGAGGGGAAGATTATTGGAAGAATGTTATCGCCCATAGTTTATGTTGGTTAACAATTTACCGAGAGTATAGATTAATTGGGTTCGCAAATGTTGCCTGGGACGGGGGAATGAATGCCTTTTTACTTGACGTTGCTATTCATCCAGAATTCGCTCGGCAGGGGATAGGCAGCAGTCTGGTAAAACGTGCCCTTGTTGAGGCGGGTTTACGGGGTGCAAGCTGGATGCACGTTGATTATCAGGCGCATCTGCAAGAATTTTATCTAAAGTGTGGATTCATTAAAACCCGAGCCGGACGACAGCGATTATAGTTACGAATGAGACACGATAGCTCACTTATTTCGAGGTAATTTATAACCCTCGATACAATGTATTTCGTGTGCTGAGCAGTTGCACTCGTAGGCGTCCCAAACTCACGTTCGGACCGGAGGTTGGAGCAATTGATGGTGATGAACGATTCGGTACTCACTGCTCGATGATCGTGACGCCTCAGCACATCCTGGCTCGTTTGTGTGCTGAGGCGTCACGTTCTAAACGTCCGTTCCGCACACCGCTCACCCTCACCATGCCGCTCAAAACGACACACCACCAGATCACCCTGCCACCGGCCCGTACCTTCCCCTATCCTAGGCCCTGAACGGGGTTGCCCCGCTCAGCAGGTGTGGTGTGTTCGCGCCTTTGACCTCGAGAGACTTCTGGGGCAAAGCTGGAGTGGATGCTGGTGAGCACGCTGCCTATCTCGACGGTGGAAGATGCGCTGGAACGTCCACGTTGGTACGCCCTGCGCTGGAAGATCGAGGATGATCACAAATGTTTGAAGACAGGCTGCCGAATGGAAGGACGGCAACTTCGCTCCGCTGACCGTCTCCAGCGCTTGTTGGGCTTTTTGGCCCTCGTCGCCGTGCGGCTGTTGTGGCTCCGGTCTCTCTCACGTCAAGACGGGGATCAACTGGCTTGCCAGTTGATCCCCGAGCCGCTCTGTCAGGTGATCGCTGACCGATTGCGTCAGTCGGAAGACGCGTTGACCTTGCGCGCGTTCTGGCGGGCTGTCGCGAATCTCGGAGGATTCCTGAGACGCAACGGCGATGGTGATCCTGGATGGCAGACGCTTTGGAAAGGGTGGCGGCGCTTGCTGGATCTGGCCTGGTCGACGCCGTCAAAGACCCTCTCCCCATGACGTGTGGGGAACGATCAGGCCTAAAGGTGGGGTTTCTTAGCGTGTTGAGCGCCAAGTGCGGTTTGCGAGGGTCGAGTAGGTTTTTCGCACTAATTCCTATTAGTTTGAAAGACGGACAGTTGTTCTCCCGCCTTTTCTGCGCCCCGCTCTCAGAACCACGACCCATCCCGTACCCCTCGCAACGGTTCCGAGGCCCCTTCCTGGCCTTCCTGTGGCCCCGAGGGGAAAACCGCGTGCAGGACACGGTTTTCCCCTCGGGTATGACCGAACGCCCTCGTTCACTGCCCATTTCGTCAGGTCGGCTGCCACCAGCTGTCCAGCAGACTGGCAGGCATGGCGCGTTTATGCCGCGTGTTCGTATAAAGCGTCTCGATGCGCTGCGAGACCTCGGGCGGTACCTCGTGGCCTTCCAAATACTCGTCGAGCTGCGTATACGTCACGCCCAGCGCCGCCTCGTCGGGCAGACCCGGACGCTCGTCTTCCAGATCGGCGGTGGGCGTCTTCAGGTACAGCCGCTCGGGGGCGTGAAGGTGTTCAAGCAGCGCCCGGCCCTGTCGTTTGCTCAGGCCGGTCAGCGGTGTCAGGTCGACGCCGCCGTCGCCGTACTTCGTATAAAACCCTGTCACGGCCTCGGCAGCGTGATCGGTACCCACCACCAGCAGGTTTCGCTGCCCTGCCAGTGCGTACTGGAGCGCCATGCGCTGTCTGGCCTTGAGGTTGCCGCGCACGAAATCGCGCAGCGGCTCACCCAGAGCGGCAGCCATGCTGGCAGCGGCGGCGTCGGTGGCAGGACCGATATTCAGTGTCACCACCTCCGGCGCTGCGATAAAGCTCAGGGCCAGCTGCGCGTCGGCTTCATCGGCCTGCGTGTTGTAAGGCAGCCGCACCGCCACGAAGCTGAACGGTGTCTCTCGGTCTGCCTGCGCGTTCAGTTCCTCCACCGCCAGCGTGCACAGCCGTCCGGCCAGACTCGAATCCTGACCGCCGGAAATCCCCAGGACCAGGCCACGTGCTGGCGTGCTCAGCAGATATGTTTTCAGGAAGTCGACGCGGCGACGTACCTCGGCGGCTGGGTCGATGTGCGGCTGAACGCCCAGTTCGGCAGCAATGCGGGCCTGCATCTCGGTCATGTTCCGAGTGTAAAGCCTGTGCTCTCTGTCCTGTCACGGCCCAAAGCGTCATCATGCCTGAATGGTCGATCCGGATTCCGGCGTTCCCGCGCACCACCCACAGCCCTCCGAGCAGACGCCCGTTCATCTCTCGCCCCTGCTGACCGATCTGTACCAGCTCAGCATGCTGCACGGCTACTGGCACCACGGCATGCATCAGCAGCAGGCGGTGTTCGATCTGTACTTTCGCCGCAGTCCGTATGGCGGGGGGTACGCTGTCTGGGCGGGCCTGGAGAACGTGCTGGACTATATCGAACAGCTGCGGTTCGACGCCGAGTCTCTTCGGTATCTGGAGAGTCTGGAGTTGTTCGACGCCGCCTTTCTGGAGGCGCTGCGCGGGTGGCGCTTCAGCGGGCATATCGAGAGCTTCCCCGAAGGCTCGGTGGTGTTCGCTCATGAGCCGCTGCTGACCGTGACCGCCCCGCTGTGGGAAGCGCAGCTGATCGAAACCGCGCTGCTCAATACCCTGAATTTCCAGACGCTCATCGCCACCAAGGCGGCCCGCTGCGTCTCGGTGGCAGGCGGTGGCTCGGTGATCGAATTCGGCGCTCGGCGGGCACAGGGTCCAGATGGCGCGTTGAGTGCGTCCAGGGCGGCTTTTATCGGTGGTGCGGCGGCAACCAGCAATGTGGTAGCCGGGCAACGTTACGGGCTGCCGGTGGTGGGAACGCACGCCCACGCCTGGGTCGAGAGTTTTCCAGACGAGCTGACCGCTTTCCGGGCTTATGCGGCGCTGCATCCGGCGGCGACCACACTGCTGCTCGATACGGTGAATACCCTGTCGAGCGGCCTTCCCAACGCGCTGACCGTAGCACAGGAACTGCGGGAGCGCGGCTCGGAACTGCGGGCGGTGCGGCTGGATTCGGGCGATCTGGCGTATCTGTCGCGCCGGGTGCGGGCGACGCTCGACGCGGCAGGGTTTCCGGACGTGAAGATCATGGCTTCCAACGACCTGTCTGAAGACGTGATTCAGAGCCTGATCAGTGAAGGGGCGCGGCTCGACATCTATGCTGTAGGAACACAGCTCGTGACCGGTGGGGGTGCGGGCGGCGGCGCACTGGGCGGGGTCTACAAGCTGGCTGAACTGGACGGACAGCCGCGCATGAAGCTGACCGGCGATCCGGCCAAGACCAGTCTGCCGGGCCGCAAGCGTGTGTGGCGTGCCCACAGCGGTCAGCAGCTCGCCTGGGACGTGGTCAGCCTCGGCAGCCAGCAGGAGCCGCCCTCGGTGGGTGAGCGGGTCAGCGATCCGGCAAATCCGCTGCGCCGCAGCCGTCTGCCAGGCGGTCTGAGCTGGGAAAATCCGCGCCAGACCGTGATGGAAGCGGGTCGGCGGATGGCGGCCCCGGCAGCGCTGGAAGACCTGCAACGCCGCGCCAGAGGCGAGTGCTCGCGCCTGCCCGAAGGAACGCTGCGGCTGCTCAACCCGCACACCTACCGCGTCAGCCTGAGTGCCGATCTCCAGACGGCCCGGGAACAGCTGATCTCCAGGCTGGAAGACGGACTGGGCAACACGGATTCCGCTCCTGCATGACCAGAAGAAGGCGAAGGAGACTGAACGGTGTCTCCTTCGCCTTGCCTGTGCTGCCCGCTGCTGAGTCGGTCAGTCTGGAGCTAGATCCTCGTCTGCGTTGTACTCCTGCCATCCGGCTGGCAGCGTGGCAGACGGAAGGCCTTTCAGCGGCTGCACACTGTTCACCTTCATCACCGTG
The genomic region above belongs to Deinococcus sp. KNUC1210 and contains:
- the dkgB gene encoding 2,5-didehydrogluconate reductase DkgB codes for the protein MTPEMLGSVPRFGLGTFRLKDQVVSDSVRMALELGYRAIDTAQGYGNEAEIGRVLSESGVPRSDVFITTKIMPPNYGRDRLAPSLRESVQKLGVDAVDLTLIHWPAPRGEVQPEEYLTALAATLEQGLTKQIGVSNFTIAGLKQARELLGDVPIATNQVEIHPFLQNRALVEFARHEGIHLTSYMTLAVGKVMDDEVMKEIAQHHQATPAQVALAWAMAQGHSVIPSSTRRENLESNLKAVNLTLSEADMARIATLDRGERIANPPALAPDWD
- a CDS encoding sucrase ferredoxin, whose protein sequence is MTSSAQSQRLPLCSEGQPTAGVSPRGSAHRWDLCFVASASPRRWDAFRDASRWSERQRAVMAQVSETVAARQLGYGLLMYAPNDQHGDRQHVRVYRRPPGAFAAYTREDYVFDDSADEDGLLSLIERDLLGLDRPELDRMQVVPAAGTDLHVCTHGRVDAACGKFGVPLYQALQQAGEQARIWRTSHFGGHRFAPTVQELPAGRAWAHLTPALTRQLLERTGDHTELSARYRGWSALSALEQQAEAAAFEREGWWWLDVPKTARTLLQSETGAVVELAFTDPDGRQGQLTADVRQVDTLALRSSSHTPDTHSTPQYRVSWLR
- a CDS encoding ABC transporter substrate-binding protein, with the translated sequence MATEGSFTVHSSDSFIGSLLSKLGRRNLVAPQGGNTQYDLSLEGLVALNPGTLVVLTGADETPTVRTWAKNPLWQKLNAVQRGRVYEFDRDLWTRSRGPIALRSIFAQMISSGLLGDRTPAAPYQFRP
- a CDS encoding ABC transporter substrate-binding protein, producing the protein MQRAAVLLGVSLLLSTGQATTDRPVSRVTIIHDDGTTTLNKNPRRVAVIGEEALELAYALKIPVVGLGSGRVEPGDFKLGATLTRSAAKRGFLGRGDLSNVTYLGSWAAPNLEVLTALKPDLIVRTSWDGLGGYAALNAVAPTLSFSQSKPEFWPRSLRAVAKVFGKEAQAETIIRGTAATITAAGSSLRAAGTFKKFPKMVVLSPFPDGTVYRYTGDRLANVLRQMGFKDGLPVKPDNNGYEVISPEALLTLDASTLVVLVPWSSGGETFAKSSAGNLLAARSVTYQLPEFSPWTGPLVDRDVAQKVAAATLTLLGK
- a CDS encoding GNAT family N-acetyltransferase, coding for MKNDIEIQINVLPDLTELAELHALAFNYQESRGEDYWKNVIAHSLCWLTIYREYRLIGFANVAWDGGMNAFLLDVAIHPEFARQGIGSSLVKRALVEAGLRGASWMHVDYQAHLQEFYLKCGFIKTRAGRQRL
- the nadE gene encoding ammonia-dependent NAD(+) synthetase; amino-acid sequence: MTEMQARIAAELGVQPHIDPAAEVRRRVDFLKTYLLSTPARGLVLGISGGQDSSLAGRLCTLAVEELNAQADRETPFSFVAVRLPYNTQADEADAQLALSFIAAPEVVTLNIGPATDAAAASMAAALGEPLRDFVRGNLKARQRMALQYALAGQRNLLVVGTDHAAEAVTGFYTKYGDGGVDLTPLTGLSKRQGRALLEHLHAPERLYLKTPTADLEDERPGLPDEAALGVTYTQLDEYLEGHEVPPEVSQRIETLYTNTRHKRAMPASLLDSWWQPT
- a CDS encoding ABC transporter substrate-binding protein; translation: MNRRSRQALTSVFTFATLIGSALADPITVQTANGPLTLPQPARRVIALEYSYLDTLEALGVKAVGAATTTQGGDRGVPDYLKARTRGVAAVGSRAQPNLEAALALKPDLILADTLGQKTALAALGRIAPTAAYDNRRGSYDDVLAQVLDIGRLVGREAKARQLLTEQANLRAKASAFTKKAHRGWSSRWRPRAVLPSIAAIPLSAAC
- a CDS encoding FecCD family ABC transporter permease, whose product is MTVPPLAWPRSLWLPVGLSAALAILAFLALCLGAVPTPPAKLWAAWQGHDDLTRQLVTQLRVPRVLVALLGGAMFAVSGTIMQAVVRNPLASPDLVGVGAGAGLAVTVLLLAVPNAPAWSVPWGAFLGAWLAFLLVSALARDGSRLPPVRLALLGVAVTASLGAVQQLLLVRAPDGLGAALGFLSGTVYAADYERLARLWPWAALLLPVTFAAARTLDLLALGEDTATSLGLKVPLARALTLSLAVGLAAAAVSACGILGFVGLLAPHLARLLIGAKHRHQLLLTALLGALLVLLADTLGRILLPPLEVPAGLITTLLGAPYFLYLLRRSATRTAA
- a CDS encoding aldo/keto reductase, with translation MQYRTLGKTGYQISTISFGAWAIGGTWGVTDDQESLATLHRALDLGINFFDTADVYGDGHSERLIAQLRRERSEPLYVATKAGRRLDPHTAQGYTYANLRAFAERSLKNLEMDTLDLLQLHCPPGEVYGLDEAFDALDRLQSEGLLRHYGVSVETVDEAFSALRRPGVASLQIIFNAFRPKPAETLFAAAGKADVGIIARVPLASGLLTGKLRADTAFAADDHRAFNRHGEAFDRGETFSGVDYEVGLEAARRLQEVVSPGMTPAQFALRWILMFPEVTCAIPGARRPEQAEANAAAADLGPLSHEQMLAVQDIYDTLLRAQIHPHW
- a CDS encoding ABC transporter ATP-binding protein — protein: MTPPDSSAPDGSAALSLQTEALTLRYGERTVVSGLNLSITGGRITALVGANGCGKSTLLRALARLLSPSAGRVLLDGADLHRLPAREVARSLAILPQGPQAPEGLTVEQLVWFGRHPHQGLLAGRSEHDRERVQWALTQTGMTAFANRSLDALSGGQRQRAWIAMSLAQDTATLLLDEPTTYLDASHQLEVLQLVQRLNREQNRTIVMVLHDLNQAVRYSDELVAVVEGQVYAQGDPAALMTPELLRDVFGLKAHLLTDPDTGRPHVIPYGLARRATPSKDLL